A stretch of Castanea sativa cultivar Marrone di Chiusa Pesio chromosome 2, ASM4071231v1 DNA encodes these proteins:
- the LOC142626068 gene encoding uncharacterized protein LOC142626068, translated as MTTSKYFLVLLLGVVLLSTASMADHHESPKHEHKPPKGEKPPPKHKPPTPLDREVKPFPEHKPPSRGNEPPKGRGEKPPPHDHHPGHLLLESSSINGKPPPKGEKPPPKHKPPTPVEDGERKPLPEHKLPKGKGEKPPPKHKPPTPLEDGERKPFPEHKPPKGRGEKPPHKPPTAN; from the coding sequence ATGACTACCAGCAAATACTTCCTAGTGTTGCTCCTTGGAGTGGTGCTTCTAAGCACTGCCTCAATGGCTGATCACCATGAGTCTCCCAAACATGAGCACAAACCTCCTAAGGGAGAAAAGCCACCCCCAAAACACAAGCCACCAACCCCACTCGATAGGGAAGTGAAGCCATTCCCAGAACACAAACCACCAAGCCGAGGTAATGAGCCTCCAAAGGGTAGGGGAGAGAAGCCACCACCACATGATCATCACCCTGGACACCTTCTATTGGAGTCATCTTCCATTAATGGCAAACCTCCTCCAAAGGGAGAAAAGCCACCACCAAAACATAAGCCACCAACCCCAGTTGAAGACGGAGAGAGAAAACCATTGCCAGAACACAAGCTACCAAAGGGTAAAGGAGAGAAGCCGCCACCAAAACACAAGCCACCAACCCCACTTGAAGATGGAGAGAGAAAGCCATTCCCAGAGCACAAGCCACCAAAGGGTAGAGGAGAAAAGCCACCGCACAAACCACCAACTGCCAACTGA
- the LOC142624998 gene encoding uncharacterized protein LOC142624998 produces MARDHTKRNQNLIYHYHQDVGYTTENCQTLWSHLEQLVSEGRLKKFLYHPNGQGSHSGSVNQRNNSTRPHLGTINVIFAAPGRTGSCPTRVMSVSRTFAEESDSSRRGLKGTFRLFGSGADIMYLDLFRGLNLKLEDLTAYDSPLISFEGKAVIPKGQIRLPVQSGPEVVDVDFIVVDAYSPYTAILARPWLHALGAVSSTLHVKVKFPSGGLIKEIIGSQFMARQCITATILRQTGQELLASAEGGL; encoded by the exons ATGGCTAGAGATCATACGAAGCGGAATCAGAACCTCATTTACCACTATCATCAGGATGTAGGTTATACCACCGAGAATTGTCAGACACTATGGAGCCATTTGGAGCAGCTGGTTAGTGAAGGAAGGTTGAAAAAATTTTTGTATCATCCCAATGGGCAAGGAAGCCATTCAGGTTCAGTTaatcagaggaacaattcaaCAAGGCCTCatttgggaacaattaatgttatttttgctgctccTGGCAGGACTGGCTCTTGTCCTACTAGGGTAATGTCTGTGTCACGTACTTTCGCCGAGGAATCTGACTcgagccgaagaggattaaagggAACATTCCGCCTATTT GGTAGTGGGGCTGACATTATGTACCTTGACTTGTTTAGGGGGCTTAACCTAAAGCTCGAGGATCTTACGGCTTATGATTCACCgctaataagttttgaagggaaggctgtcATTCCAAAAGGGCAAATTCGGCTACCTGTGCAATCGGGTCCGGAGGttgtagacgtagatttcatcgtggtagatgcttattctccctacacgGCCATTTTGGCAAGGCCCTGGCTGCATGCCCTAGGTGCTGTTTCTTCAACTCTTCATGTCAAGGTGAAGTTCCCATCCGGGGGACTGATCAAGGAAATCATTGGGAGTCAATTTATGGCTAGACAGTGTATAACGGCTACAATTCTGCGTCAGACTGGGCAAGAGTTATTGGCCTCAGCTGAAGGGGGTTTATAG